The DNA sequence GGCTTTGCCGACGCCGGTGCCACACTACAACTTCGGTCGTACACCGCTCGTACGCGGTCTCGATACGCTGTGGATTGAAAAGATGGCAGGCAACGATAAAGTGACGGCCGCCGAACCGCTTAAACCGATTCACATGCCGTCGTCGACGTTTAAACCGTTCTTGTTTGCTCTGGGGCTGGCGATTGCCGGTGTCGGTGCGATTTTCCACCGCGAGTTGACGTGGGGCGTCGCCATTGTGGGTCTCGTGTTCTGGCTCGGTGTCGTCATCGCCTACTTACTGGAAGAAGATGAAGGCTACTATGTAAGCACCTCTGAAATTGAAGCGACTGAGGGAGGGAGCAAGGCGTGAGTAATTACCAAGCGACGGAAAACACGGCGGGGGGAGCTGGCTCCCTCTCGCTAGAAAGTGCGACATTGCAGGCACGTAGCCGGCAGTTAGGTTTTTGGTTCTTTTTGGCGGGAGAGTGTGCGCTCTTTGCTTCCTTTATCGGAACGTATTTAACGCTTGCGGGCCAGCATGGCAAAGGTCCTGGACCTGCAGAGGCGTTCGATTTGACGCTCGTGTTTGTGATGACCTTTCTCTTGTTGACGAGTAGTTTGACGAGTGTGATCTCGACAGTCGGTATGCAGCGCGGCGACTTTAAAATGATGCACCGCTGGCTGACGGCGACGATCCTTCTGGGACTTGTTTTTCTCGCCTTCCAGATTTACGAGTTTATCGAGTATAGCAACATTGGCTTAACGATGCAAAGCAGTCCGTTCGGCTCCGCGTTTTACGCGTTAGTCGGATTTCACGGGCTACACGTATTGTTTGGTCTCATCTGGTTGTCGGTATTGAAGTTCCAATCGTTGGATCGCCACGGGTTTACGACTGACGAAGCGTTAACGGTGCAAAATGCGTCTAAATTTTACATTGCAGGTCTGTACTGGCACTTCGTCGACGTCGTGTGGGTCGTCATTTTTACGGTCGTCTATTTGCTCGGAAGGGTGGGTTAAACAGACGTTATGGCTAAAACAGAATCCAACCATCAGAAGGGACATATTCCGATTTGGACGCATGTCGTTAGCTGGGCAATTATGATCATTATGACGGCGGTCGCTTTCTTGGCTGTCGGAATGAAACTCATGCCGGCGTCGATCGTTATCCCGTTTATCCTCTTCTTGTGTGTGATTCAAGTGTTTGCACAGATTTATATCTTCATGCACTTGAATACGAAAAGTCAAGCGTTCCAGATGTTGTTTATGGGATCGGGTCTTATGTTTGCCACCGTCTTTGCGGTTGGTCTGTGGTTGATGGCATGGACGTACACGCCGTAACGGCTCGGGATCATCTAGCAACGTGACGGCACAAACAATAACGGGGTAAGTACGGCACAGCAAGTGCAAAATAGAAAAAGAGGATAATCAATAACATGTAGCTCCTTGCTGGATCGTTCTTGACGCGTACTCACGAAGTCGTACCGTTAGGGGAACATCCAACAAGGAGCTTTTGCTCTAGTGGAACGATTCACATTGTCTTCACAAACTGGAACTTTGCTTAGAATAGCTTATGTTATAATGGGACATGACTAATAATAATTGTCATCGATCGCGGACGGGGCGGTCTAGTTTCTATTTTTAAGTGGGGGTTATACGATGCACCTTATGACGATCGGCCTAAATTACAAAACAGCCCCTGTCGCAGTGCGCGAGCAGTTTGCGTTCGCCCAAGATTCGTTGCCTCTAGCGCTCAAACAGTTGCGGCAATCGAAAGGCATTTTGGAATGTGTTATTTTAAGTACGTGTAACCGAATGGAAATATACGTCGTATGTGACCAATTGCACACAGGGCGTTACTATATAAAAACGTTTTTAGAGCAATGGTTTGGGTTGCCGAAAGAGCAGTTTGTGCCGCATTTGTATATTTTGGAAGCGGAACAAGCGGTACGCCACTTGTTTAAAGTGACGTGCGGTCTCGACTCGATGGTAATCGGCGAGACGCAAATATTAGGGCAAGTACGGCAAGGGATTGCTGCGGCTCAAGAAGTAAAAACGACAGGCACTATTCTTAATAAGTTGTTTTTGCAAGCAGTAACAGTTGGAAAAAAGGCGCACAGTGAAACGGCGATCGGCCAAAATGCCGTATCGGTTAGTTATGCTGCCGTCGAATTAGGAAAAAGGATTTTCGGCGATTTTACAGGAAAGACAGTGCTCGTCTTCGGTGCGGGAGAAATGAGTGAACTAACGGCGAAACATTTGCAGGGGAATGGGGCGGCAAAGGTGCTCGTCGTAAACCGCTCCCGCGAACGCGCGGAACGAGTCGCTCGGCGCATACAGGCGGAGGCGTATTCGTTTGACCAGTTAGACAGTGCACTCGTACGCGCGGATGTCGTCATCGCGTCGACGGGGGCAGAAGGCATCGTGCTCAGCAAGGAGCAGGTGGCGCGTGCGTTGCTTCAGCGTCGCAGTCGTCCACTCTTTTTGATCGATATTGCTGTACCGCGCGATATCGACCCTGCGGTGAATGACCTAGCAGACGTTTATTTATACGACATCGACAATTTACAAGGTATTGTCACGGCGAATATGGAAGAACGAGAACGGGAAGCGGCGAAAGTATGGACGTTGATCACAGCCGAATTGGACGCTTTCAACACGTGGATGGATACGCTAGGCGTCGTGCCGTTAATTACCGCCCTGCGCGAGAAAGCTCTGCAGGCACAAGGTGAGGCGATGCAGCGCATTGAACGCAAATTGCCGGATCTCTCTGAGCGCGAACGCCGTGTCATTAGCAAGCAGACGAAAAGTATCATTAACCAACTGTTGCGCGATCCGATCCAACGTTTAAAGGAGTTGGCGGCAGATCCCGACAGTGGAGAGGCGCTAGCGCTGTTTGAACACTTCTTCGCGTTAGAAGAACTGCTAGCGGCGCATGAGGCGGAAGAGCAACAGCAGGTGCAAAAGGTCGCTACGGCTCCGCAAAAAGCTGCGATCGGAGAGGTTAAAGTACGCACGTACTAAGCAAGGTGAGGGCACATGGGAGTCGAGAGATACCTTTACGATGTGACGATTTACACGTATGCGCTAAGTGTTCTTATGTATTTTAGCGACTTTTTGCAACCTAATCACCGGATGAATCGTGCGGCGCTCGGCTTACTCGTCGTCGTGTGGCTGTCATTAGCTACTGTTTTAGTCCTGCGGCTGCTAGAGCGCCAGTTTGTCCCTTTTTTTACGACGTTTGACTCGCTCATTTTTTATGCGTGGGCGATTGTGAGCTTTTCCATGGTTATTAATACGTTTTATCGTATGGATTTGTTTGTTTTTCTCGCTAATTTAGTCGGATTTGCGCTAGCTGCATTGAGTTTGTTTGTACGGCATGACGTGCCGCCGTCGTTCAGTGAACGATTATTGTCCGAACTGTTAGTGATTCATGTGACGTTTGCCTTAGTCGCGTACGCGTTTTTTCTACTTTCGTTACTGCTGGCACTGCTTTATTTGCTACTCAATGATATGCTTAAAAACAAACAGTGGAATAAGCTAGTGAAACGGGCACCTAGTTTAAGCCAGCTCGAGCACTTAACGTATTGCGTCAGTATGATTGGCGTTCCGATCTATATGCTGTCGCTCATTTTAGGATTGATTTGGGCGCAAAAACAGGCTGTTCACGGCTTTTGGTATGACCCAAAAGTGTGGCTCTCTTTTTTTGCTCTGACCGTTTATATTTATTACTTGTACCAGCGGAAGTCAAAGCATTGGAGTGGGAGATGGCTCGCTTATTGTAACGCCTTTGCGTTTACAATTATTCTATTCAACTTGATTATTTCTAATTCTGGACATTCGTTTCACCGTTGGTGAGACATTTTGCTGAGCATCATTGCTGATTCGAAAACAACTACTGTTGTGTTCTTGCACGGTACCCGATGTCGGTGCACGTCGTGTCGGATCTCTGATACGCGATATAATAGAGTACGAGTTGGGATGGCTAGGCCGTTGGGAGGCAGTTGAATGAATTCACTCACAATCGGGACGCGCCAAAGTGCGTTGGCGCTCACACAAACCGAATGGGTAATGGGGGAATTGCGGGGGAAGTTCCCGCACCTCAAGCTTGGGACGAAAAAAATTGTGACGAAAGGCGATAAGATTCTTCACGTCACCTTGTCCAAGGTGGGCGGCAAGGGTTTGTTTGTGAAAGAAATTGAACAGGCGTTGCTGGACGGAGAAATTGACGTCGCGGTGCACAGTATGAAAGACATGCCTGCTCAACTAGCAGACGGTTTGACGCTCGCGGCGATCTGTAAACGGGAAGATCCGCGCGACTGTTTTATTTCCAAAACGGGACAATCGCTCGACGAGCTTCCAGAAGGTGCAATCGTCGGTACGAGCAGCTTGCGGCGACAGGCGCAAATACAACATTACCGTCCGGACTTACAGATAAAACCGGTGCGCGGCAATATCGATACGCGGTTGCGCAAGTTGCGGGAAGGCGAGTTCGATGCGATTATACTTGCGGCGGCGGGGCTCATCCGCTTAGGGTGGGAGGATGTCATAACGCATTACTTAGACGTTGACGTGTCCCTACCTGCTGTCGGGCAAGGGGCGATCGGGTTAGAGTGCCGCGCCGACGACGAAGACACGCAAGCGTTGCTGGTGGCGCTGAACGACGCCGACACGGCACGAGCTGTATCGGCGGAGCGAGCGTTTTTACACCGTTTAAACGGGAGTTGTCAAATTCCGATCGGGGCTTACGCGCGTATTGAGCAGGAGGCGATTGCTTTGTCGGGCCTCGTCGGCGATCCTGCGGATGGGCGAATTATACAGCATGCGGGGACCGGCAGCGATCCCGTGCAATTAGGAGTACAGCTGGCCGATGCGCTAATCGCGCAGGGCGCGGACGAAATATTAGCGTCGCTCGCTAACGGCAACGACACTTAATGACGGTCGCGCTCGGTTCTTTTTGATTAGGCGCTGATCAAGTGATATGGGTGTATACTGGTAAGGGAATACTTTTCGCGTGTGTCGATCGGAGAAGAGGAGAAAGCTTGCACTCGATTGCGAAGGGGAGTCCGTAGTAATGGGCGATAAATGTGAGCATAACGATCAATGTCAGCGGGTAAAAGAAGGAATCGTCACCTTCGTCGGCGCAGTAGCAGGAGATGTCGGCTTGATGACGGTGAAAGGGATGCGCGCACTTCAAACAGCGGATGTCGTCGTTTATGACGCTTGCCTCAATGCACGCCTCTTGTATTTTGCTCCTGAGTACGCGGAGCGTCTGTGCGTGCATACTGCTCAGCAGGTACCGTTACTCAATAGTGCCGCAGCATGTGGGTGTGATGACGGGACCGCTGTTCTCGATAAAAACGATGTTGCCGCGGACAGTGAGACTATAAATGCGGACGGGGTCAATGCGTTAATGGTCGCACGCACACGGGAAGGGAAGAGGGTCGTCCGGTTAATGTACGATAATCCGTTCACCACCCTAGACGGCGTCCGGGCTGTGCGCGATGTGCGCGAACGAGGCGTACGCTGCGAAGTCGTCCCTGCTGTGCCCGCGACCGTCGTGGCAGCCACGTATGCCGGAATTCCCGTCGGAGAGGCGGCGTATACGATGAACGCGCCACTGACCGCATGGCTAGACCGGGAGTCCCAACAAGACACGCAGGACGTACATAAACCGGTGCTTTTTTTTGATACAACTGTGGCGACAGCGGAAGAACTCGCAGCCGTCTGCGGTCAGTTAATGGCGGACGGCTATCGCGCCGACACACCTGTCGCCCTTATTTGTCACGGGACGCGTGGGGAGCAAAGGGTGCTCGACGGCACGTTAGCGACCATTACGGAGCAATTGTATGCGGAGGAGCGACTGCACGTCTGCGAGCAGGAGAGAGACGGTTCAGGCAGTCCTGCGACACACGTTAGCCGGCAAGCGTTGGGGGAACCTTGTGTTGTTGCCTTCGGAGAACCCGTGCGCGTGGACCGGAGAATCGCTTGGCTGCAGGAAAAACCGTTAAGCGGCCACCGCGTACTTGTGACGCGGCCGCGCGGGCAAAATAGGGGTATGGTCCACGCCATTGAACGCCTCGGCGGTGAGCCGTACGAGTTTCCAACCATTCGCATCGTCGATCCCGCCGATTACGGGCCGCTCGACCAGGCCATTCGTCAATTGGGGAGTTTTAAGTGGGTTATATTTACGAGTGTCAACGGCGTCGAGCACTTTTTTCGCCGCATTCGCGCCGTGCCCGGGGTCGACATTCGGCAAATGGCGGACGCGCGCATCGCCGCGGTCGGTCCGAAAACGGCAGAAGCACTAGCCGAGAAAGGATTGGAAGTCGATTTATTGCCCGGGGAATACCGGGCAGAAGCACTTTTGACCGTTTTGGAAAAGAATGTAATGAAAGGTGATCGCATCTTGCTACCGCGCGCCAATATTGCGCGTAACGTATTGCCCGATGGACTTCGGGCACTCGGTTGCGACGTGACGGACGTCGACGCATATCGTACAGTTACCGATGCGAGCCGGGCGGGTGACGTGGCGCGCTTACTCGCGCGGCGGTCACTGTCGATTGCTACGTTTACGAGCTCTTCCACGGTGCGCAACTTTGTTCAAGCGCTTGAGGCGACGGGAACAACTTGGCGGCAGTGGATGAAAGGTGTACAAGTTGCTTGTATCGGGCCGATTGCGGCCGGCACGGCGCGCGAGCTTGGCCTCGAGGTGGACATCGTCGCCACCGATTATACGACTGAGGGATTACTGACAGCGATCCAAGCTGCCATTGAACAAAAGGGGGAGTAACGATGCTCAAATTTGCGAGACACCGCCGCTTGCGGCGCGATGCGACCATTCGCCGCATGGTGCGGGAAACAGTACTCTCAGTTGACGATTTGATCATACCGTTGTTCGTCGTCGAAGGAGAAAATGTGAAACGAGAAGTTCCTTCGATGCCCGGCGTGTATCAATTGTCCCTCGACGCATTCACGCGCGAGTTGCGCGAAATTGAACAATTAGGGATCCCCGCCGTGATGCTGTTCGGCATTCCCGAACATAAAGATGCGTGTGGTAGCGAGGCGTACGCAGACGATGGCATCGTACAGCAAGCCATTCGCTTGGCTAAAGAAGCGGTGCCAACGCTACACGTCATGGCTGATACGTGTCTTTGTGAATACACCGATCACGGACATTGCGGCGTCATTGAGGGGAACGACGTCGCTAATGACGAATCGTTAGAGTTACTCGTCAAGACGGCTGTTTCCCAAGCACGAGCCGGCGCAGACTCGATCGCCCCGTCCAATATGATGGACGGGTTTGTCGCTGCGATTCGCGCCGGGTTAGACGATGCCGGGTTCGAAAAAGTTCCGCTCGTTTCGTATGCGGTCAAATATGCGTCGTCGTTTTACGGGCCTTTTCGCGATGCGGCTGATTCGACTCCTCAGTTCGGCGACCGCAAAACGTATCAGATGGATCCAGCTAACGCCCGCGAAGCGCTGCGCGAGGCACACGCGGACATTGCACAAGGGGCCGATATGCTCATCGTCAAACCGGCGCTCAGCTACATGGATATTATCCGCCGCGTGCGCGAGGCGTGCGACTTGCCGCTGCTCGCCTACAACGTAAGCGGCGAGTATGCGATGGTGAAAGCGGCGGCGCAAAACGGGTGGATTGACGAGCAAAAAATAGTGTTGGAAATGCTGACGAGTATGAAGCGGGCAGGGGCTGACCTCATCTTGACGTATCACGCGAAGGACGCAGCCTGCTGGTTGCGAGAACGCGAATAACTCGTGTGTGCTAGTATTCATCGAGTCACATACTATTCATAAAGGGAGAAGGTGCTTACTATGGCGCGTTCTTTTGCGAATTCGGAACGTAATTTTGCTAAAGCGAAACAAGTGATACCCGGCGGAGTAAACAGCCCCGTGCGCGCCTATCATGCGGTCGGGATGACGCCGATCGCCATCGCCCGCGGGGGTGGGTCGCGCGTCTACGATATCGACGGGAACGACTATATCGATTATGTGTTGTCGTACGGGCCACTCATTTTAGGACACGCACACGAAGCGGTCGTTACCGCACTGGGCGAAGCAGTAGCGAACGGAACGAGCTTCGGAGCGCCGACAGAGCTGGAGACGGAGATGGCGGAGCTGGTCACCAACATCGTTCCCTCACTCGACATTGTGCGCATGGTCAACTCCGGTACGGAGGCGACGATGAGTGCGCTCCGCGTCGCCCGCGGCTACACCGGGCGCAGCAAAATCGTCAAGTTCGTCGGCTGTTACCACGGCCACGCTGACAGTTTGCTCATTAAAGCAGGGTCGGGAGTAGCGACGCTCGGTTTACCCGACAGCCCTGGCGTGCCACACAGTGTCGCTGAACATACGATTACAGTGCCGTACAACGATCTGGAGAGCGTACGCCGCGCTTTTGAGGCGTACGGTGAAGACATTGCCGGGGTCATCGTCGAACCAGTCGCCGGCAACATGGGGACAGTTCTACCAGAGCCCGGGTTTTTACAAGGTTTGCGCGACATAACGAATGAGTACGGCGCTGTACTCATTTTTGATGAAGTGATGACGGGCTTCCGCGTCAGTTACAGTGGGGCACAAGGTCACTTCGGCGTCACGCCAGATTTGACGACGCTAGGCAAAGTGATTGGCGGCGGTCTCCCCGTCGGCGCTTACGGCGGAAAGCGGGAAATTATGGGGCACGTCGCTCCCGTCGGCCCGATTTATCAAGCGGGGACGCTCTCCGGCAACCCGCTAGCGATGACAGCCGGCTATACGACTCTCGTCGAACTCGGTAAAGAGGGCGTGTTCGATGCATTAGTGCGTAAAACAGAGGCGTTAAAAGAAGGGTTGCAGCAGGCGGCTGACGAAAGCGGCATTCCGCTACAGATTAACCAAATAGGTTCGATGATGACGATGTTCTTCAGCGAAGAACCAGTAACGAATTACGAGCAAGCGTCGCGAGCGGATCAACAGCGCTTCGTCGCCTACTTCCGCGCAATGATCGAAGAAGGCATTATGCTCGCACCGTCGCCGTTCGAAACGATGTTCCTGTCGACGGCGCACAGTGACGACGACATTGCCCGTACGATTGAGGCACACCGTCGTGCGCTCAAGCAGCTTGTGTGAACGGTCACTCGCTGGTGAAAGTGTGCAACTTGTGAGTGATGGGTACAACAGGAGTGAACTACTGTAGACCCGTCTAACTATACAAAACAACTCAATTAAAACTGACGGCGACAAGCCTCGTGCATTAGCACGGGGCCTGTCTTTTTTTAGGATGTACATGTTCGTTGCGCCGCCCTGCGACAATATGTTGCCATCGATATTGTGAGCTTGCAGCCGCAGGAAGCCGATGACGGCGTCGCCGCACACACTGTTCTATGACCCTACAGCTCTTCATATGTTGTAGAGAGCGATTGTTTTGGGAGGGATGAGCATTGACGAGCGACGGACAATCCCAACTGCGGTTCGATATTTACGAAAAAGTAACCGTGCACTACGATCAACCAGGAATCGATACTCTGCTTTCCTTAGATCTCGTTCCCGAAGTTCAAATTGATGAACTAGGTGACGCAGTATGCTTAAGCGGCGTGCTACGGCTGAGGGGAACTTATTTGAAGGAAGGAGAGACACGAGAGCAGATTACACTCGAGGACGAGCTGAACGGAGAAAAAATTGAATACGTCATTCCGGTGGAAATTACGATGCCTGCCGAGCGGGTGAAAAATATCGAGCAAATATGCGCGCAAATCGAGTCTTTCGATTACGATATTTTATCTTCCCGCCAACTGGCGATTCAAGCGGTGCTTCTTATTGACGGCTTACACTTGGAGAAAGCGGCTAACGATATGCATGCAAGCTTTTCTGCAGGCGAACAATGGGCGGAGACGATACAGGAGGAGCCGCAACTTACGGTGCACAACGTATCCGACGACGATGAACGAGCGGTCGAGTCACATCAGTCACAAGCTCCTTGGCAAGAGGAGCGGGCGGCGATGGGGCAAGAGGAACGTACGGTAGAGGACGCCGCGGATCAAGCATCGGAAGCATACGCCCGCAGCACAGAATACGACGATCGTGCACCGAGAGAATGGGCTCGCAATCGTGCAGGTGAGGGAGAGGACCCGACACATCAGGTGGGCACGCGCGCAGGTGGCGAGCAGGTCTCTGATAAACCTGCGCCCGGCAGCGCTGAACGTGCGCCCGGTACCGCAAGGACGGAAGAGAGCACGCGCGCGCGTACAGGTGACGGTCACGCGTCGGCAAAGGAACGGGCGGTGGAACGAAAGGGGGACGACGAGGCCGATCTGCACGACGATTTGCGCGCCGGGAAACAAGACGAAGCGGAAAGGAGTGCTTCGCCTACAGAGGAAGAATCAGTTTCAAAACGTGCAACCGACATAACCGACAGTGCACCTAAAGGCGGGACAAAAATTACGTTCCAAAAAAAGGATGAAAAAACGTCTCCCGTCACCGGCACACAGAAAAAACAATCGTCTGCGAGTGAGACGGTGCACAGCTTCGACGGCATGGGCGGTTCGCATCCCGAGGGAGCGGGAATAGAAGAGCCCTTCGGTCATGACGGACAGGCGAGCGAGGAATTTGCCTCCCGCAGCGGGAATACTTACGGAAGTAAATTCGACAGACAGGCATACGACGGAGTGACCTTCAGCGACAACTATGACGGCCGTTCTTACGGCGACAATGCACACGACAGCCACGATGACGGACATTCGTACGGCGGTAACTACCCAGACGCCCATACGCCATCGGGTGCGGGTGAAGAGCAGGCCACCGATACAGACGGGCGAGAAGAAGACAGCCACAGTCAAGCGATTGAGTGGATGAAAAAAAAGCTAGGAGGAGAGGATGACCGGTTTCACCAAGTGAAAATAGTGATTGTGCAGCAGGAAGATACGTTGGAAAGTATTGCTGACCGGTATAATTTATCCTCGGTCGAACTGTTACAAGTCAACCGATTGCAAAGTGGTGAACTGCAGGCGGGGGAGATTGTGTACATCCCGCAGAAGAAGGCGTAGCATAGCTGGCTGACGCGCATAGTGGAAAAATGTACTTCTTTAATCGGGGCAACGGTTTCGTCAGTCGACAACAAGTATAAATGAATAGGACAAAAAGGAGGTGTAAGTTTTGTCAGATCAACAAAAGTGGGAACGCCTCCTGCCACGCGTATTCCACGCATACCATTGGCAGCCGCTTAGTGTACGAAAGGTACGAGGTGCATTTCGCGTACAGACATCCAGTAACACCTTCGCCCTTAAACCGATTGGAGCGACAGAGGAGCGGTTATCTTTTTTGCACAAAATGACGGTGCACTTATTAGACAAAAACTATAAGCATGTCCTGCCGTGGATGCAGACGAGGCGGGGGGATCCATTTTTCCTACACGAGGGCCAGGCGTTTTATGCGACCCCGTGGTATGGAAAAGAGTTTTCGTCCGAATCGTCGCCAGCGATCGGGGAATTGGCGCGTTCACTCGGGGAGATGCACCAATTGACGAAAGATGTAACAGTAAGCAGTTCGTCGTCAACCGCGTCGCTCACACAAACCGCCAGCCGTGTTAACGCGCAAAGTGAACAGTTGCGGGCATATGCCGAGACAGCTGAGCAGCGCACAAATAAATCGCCGTTTGACGTAACCTTTTTAGAAAATGTGGAAGAACTACAGCAAGGGGCCACTTTCGCTGTCAAAGGCATACAGCGTGCGGCGGTCCTCGCTGCGGAGAAGCCATTCCGCCAGGTGTACTGCCATCGAAGCATTCACCGACACAACGTCGTGAAGCGAGGGGGACGGTGGAAGTGGATCGATTTTGACAAAGCGGATCTTGATGTTCCCGTACGCGATTTAGCCGTCCTTTTGCAACGGTTTGTTAGTGAGGACACTTCCTTACAAACGTTAGAAGGCGTGTTGCTAGCGTACGAACAAGCGTTAAAAATCGATGCGCGGGAAAAGCGGTTGCTCGGGTTGTTGTTAGCGTATCCCGACCACGTCTTTCGGCAACTCAGACGGTACTACGACAGAGATGAACACCGCGAAGAAATGGCTAGCGTCGAACAGTTGAAGGCTTCGATCGCCCGTTATCAGGTCGTGAAGCGCTTGGCCAAGCAGCTCGTCACACGCCGTAACGGAAGCGCGCGAAGGCAAAAAATGTCTGTAAAAAACTAATCGGCTCCTTTTTTTTCAAACTGCGCGATGCCCATCGTTAAAACGATGCGCGGAACTTTGCGTAGTTTTTTATTTTTTGTTAGTCAATCGTGTTCGCGAGAACGTCACTTATTTGTCAGAAATTCAATTCGGCCTTTGTCAACCGACACGTTATACTTTATAGTGTAATATCTAGGCATAGTCGGTTTTCGTTTAAATGTGTTATGATGGTTGATGGATACCATTGTCGAAAGTGTCGACATTATTGTGTATAAGGAAGCGCGGGCTGGGAGGGCAGCAATGATACCAAATGTCGTTCTCGCTTACAATGTAGATCCGCTATTTTTTGCGATCATGGCTGTTAGCGTTGCCGTTTTTTTCGTCATATGGGTCGTACATATGACGTCGCTTGCGAAGCAATTTATAAAGG is a window from the Numidum massiliense genome containing:
- a CDS encoding cytochrome c oxidase subunit 3 — translated: MSNYQATENTAGGAGSLSLESATLQARSRQLGFWFFLAGECALFASFIGTYLTLAGQHGKGPGPAEAFDLTLVFVMTFLLLTSSLTSVISTVGMQRGDFKMMHRWLTATILLGLVFLAFQIYEFIEYSNIGLTMQSSPFGSAFYALVGFHGLHVLFGLIWLSVLKFQSLDRHGFTTDEALTVQNASKFYIAGLYWHFVDVVWVVIFTVVYLLGRVG
- a CDS encoding cytochrome C oxidase subunit IV family protein, with the translated sequence MAKTESNHQKGHIPIWTHVVSWAIMIIMTAVAFLAVGMKLMPASIVIPFILFLCVIQVFAQIYIFMHLNTKSQAFQMLFMGSGLMFATVFAVGLWLMAWTYTP
- the hemA gene encoding glutamyl-tRNA reductase, coding for MHLMTIGLNYKTAPVAVREQFAFAQDSLPLALKQLRQSKGILECVILSTCNRMEIYVVCDQLHTGRYYIKTFLEQWFGLPKEQFVPHLYILEAEQAVRHLFKVTCGLDSMVIGETQILGQVRQGIAAAQEVKTTGTILNKLFLQAVTVGKKAHSETAIGQNAVSVSYAAVELGKRIFGDFTGKTVLVFGAGEMSELTAKHLQGNGAAKVLVVNRSRERAERVARRIQAEAYSFDQLDSALVRADVVIASTGAEGIVLSKEQVARALLQRRSRPLFLIDIAVPRDIDPAVNDLADVYLYDIDNLQGIVTANMEEREREAAKVWTLITAELDAFNTWMDTLGVVPLITALREKALQAQGEAMQRIERKLPDLSERERRVISKQTKSIINQLLRDPIQRLKELAADPDSGEALALFEHFFALEELLAAHEAEEQQQVQKVATAPQKAAIGEVKVRTY
- the ccsA gene encoding cytochrome c biogenesis protein CcsA produces the protein MGVERYLYDVTIYTYALSVLMYFSDFLQPNHRMNRAALGLLVVVWLSLATVLVLRLLERQFVPFFTTFDSLIFYAWAIVSFSMVINTFYRMDLFVFLANLVGFALAALSLFVRHDVPPSFSERLLSELLVIHVTFALVAYAFFLLSLLLALLYLLLNDMLKNKQWNKLVKRAPSLSQLEHLTYCVSMIGVPIYMLSLILGLIWAQKQAVHGFWYDPKVWLSFFALTVYIYYLYQRKSKHWSGRWLAYCNAFAFTIILFNLIISNSGHSFHRW
- the hemC gene encoding hydroxymethylbilane synthase, encoding MNSLTIGTRQSALALTQTEWVMGELRGKFPHLKLGTKKIVTKGDKILHVTLSKVGGKGLFVKEIEQALLDGEIDVAVHSMKDMPAQLADGLTLAAICKREDPRDCFISKTGQSLDELPEGAIVGTSSLRRQAQIQHYRPDLQIKPVRGNIDTRLRKLREGEFDAIILAAAGLIRLGWEDVITHYLDVDVSLPAVGQGAIGLECRADDEDTQALLVALNDADTARAVSAERAFLHRLNGSCQIPIGAYARIEQEAIALSGLVGDPADGRIIQHAGTGSDPVQLGVQLADALIAQGADEILASLANGNDT
- a CDS encoding bifunctional uroporphyrinogen-III C-methyltransferase/uroporphyrinogen-III synthase, translating into MGDKCEHNDQCQRVKEGIVTFVGAVAGDVGLMTVKGMRALQTADVVVYDACLNARLLYFAPEYAERLCVHTAQQVPLLNSAAACGCDDGTAVLDKNDVAADSETINADGVNALMVARTREGKRVVRLMYDNPFTTLDGVRAVRDVRERGVRCEVVPAVPATVVAATYAGIPVGEAAYTMNAPLTAWLDRESQQDTQDVHKPVLFFDTTVATAEELAAVCGQLMADGYRADTPVALICHGTRGEQRVLDGTLATITEQLYAEERLHVCEQERDGSGSPATHVSRQALGEPCVVAFGEPVRVDRRIAWLQEKPLSGHRVLVTRPRGQNRGMVHAIERLGGEPYEFPTIRIVDPADYGPLDQAIRQLGSFKWVIFTSVNGVEHFFRRIRAVPGVDIRQMADARIAAVGPKTAEALAEKGLEVDLLPGEYRAEALLTVLEKNVMKGDRILLPRANIARNVLPDGLRALGCDVTDVDAYRTVTDASRAGDVARLLARRSLSIATFTSSSTVRNFVQALEATGTTWRQWMKGVQVACIGPIAAGTARELGLEVDIVATDYTTEGLLTAIQAAIEQKGE
- the hemB gene encoding porphobilinogen synthase; translation: MLKFARHRRLRRDATIRRMVRETVLSVDDLIIPLFVVEGENVKREVPSMPGVYQLSLDAFTRELREIEQLGIPAVMLFGIPEHKDACGSEAYADDGIVQQAIRLAKEAVPTLHVMADTCLCEYTDHGHCGVIEGNDVANDESLELLVKTAVSQARAGADSIAPSNMMDGFVAAIRAGLDDAGFEKVPLVSYAVKYASSFYGPFRDAADSTPQFGDRKTYQMDPANAREALREAHADIAQGADMLIVKPALSYMDIIRRVREACDLPLLAYNVSGEYAMVKAAAQNGWIDEQKIVLEMLTSMKRAGADLILTYHAKDAACWLRERE
- the hemL gene encoding glutamate-1-semialdehyde 2,1-aminomutase, which translates into the protein MARSFANSERNFAKAKQVIPGGVNSPVRAYHAVGMTPIAIARGGGSRVYDIDGNDYIDYVLSYGPLILGHAHEAVVTALGEAVANGTSFGAPTELETEMAELVTNIVPSLDIVRMVNSGTEATMSALRVARGYTGRSKIVKFVGCYHGHADSLLIKAGSGVATLGLPDSPGVPHSVAEHTITVPYNDLESVRRAFEAYGEDIAGVIVEPVAGNMGTVLPEPGFLQGLRDITNEYGAVLIFDEVMTGFRVSYSGAQGHFGVTPDLTTLGKVIGGGLPVGAYGGKREIMGHVAPVGPIYQAGTLSGNPLAMTAGYTTLVELGKEGVFDALVRKTEALKEGLQQAADESGIPLQINQIGSMMTMFFSEEPVTNYEQASRADQQRFVAYFRAMIEEGIMLAPSPFETMFLSTAHSDDDIARTIEAHRRALKQLV